From the genome of Botrytis cinerea B05.10 chromosome 7, complete sequence:
GAGTTTACATTAGGATCGAGGTCATAGTAGACGAGTGCCTTAGCTTCAGGGTTCTTGGCAAGAGAACATCCAGCGATTGTTGATCGCATCCAGAATGATCCAGTCGTTCCAGTCGGGAGACCTTCAACGATAACATCGGTACGCTGGCCAACTCCCAAAGTTACGACTTGGGTTGTGTATGGGATGATAGGGACGAAATCATTAGCAATGACAGTCATGTTGTGGCCATCGATTGCGAACTTTTGCATCCCTTCAGTGCCGGCGTTGATGAGCCTAAGTCTGTGCTTCAACCCAGCTGTGAACTTGAAAGTAGGTGGCATATAGTTCTCATCATTGCAGGTAGCGTTGTCACCGGCAGCTTTTGTAGAGCAATCGAAGAATCCTTTCCCTTGGATAAGATTGCTATCGGAACTTACAAGCTACTGACCGTTAgcatatattattttaattggGACATTGAAAACTACTCACAACTCTATTGAGGTCGGTAGACATAACATCCTCAACTAATGAAAAGTAATCTGGGTGATACCAATCGTTCAAGAGTATTGGTCCCATGTCTTGTCAAAATTAGCACAATCCGGCCAATTCTTGGGCCATTCACTTACCAATGTCATATGGAACAGTTGGGGGACCATGAATGATCATAGGACCAAATATACCAGCATTGTACTGGGCAGAGTAATGAGAATGCCACCAACTTGTCCCGTAAAGATCGGCCAAGAAAGAATATGTGAAGGTTCCTCCAGGCACGATTGGACATTGTTGAACTCCAGGAACACCATCAAACCATTGAGTTTCCTTTTGCAGGAGTCCATGCCAATGAAGTGCTGTACCTTCCTCAGGGCCTCTAATCTCATTGTGAACAGTGACTTCAATTGTATCTCCCCAATTGGCCTCGATGAGAGGGCCGGGGAAGACATCATTAACTAGTATCACATCTCTTAGGTAACCGTCTGGCGATGCTTGGCCTCTTTTAACCGTGAAATCATATTTTCTAATCACACCGGTGTGTGGTGCCCCAGCTGTTTTAGGATCAATAGTCAGTCATAATTCCATGAATTTGGGCCGGTAATTCACTTACTATAAGGATTGGTGTTGTTAGCAGTCCTATTGCCCCATGGATATCCTTGGGGAAGTGGAGTGACAGGATTGCTGgttttcaagaaatttaCTGGCAAGGCCGAATAATTGTTTTGAGCAGAAACAAGTGACCCAAAAAGGAGAGTGGCGAGAGAACCTAGACCCCGCATGTTGAAAGAATGTAAGAATCAAGACCAAAGGTATTAAAGAGTGAACCTTCGATGGCTATGatctgatgttgatgttaaTGGTGATGTAGAATATGAGACGAATATGTATAGGAGGTCTTGGTTTATATAGAAGTGCTTCACAAGTCAGTCGAGTAAGATACAAAAAAAGCTAGTGAAGTATTGAAAGGCTACTAGGCTGATCAGTAACAGTTGCATCTTGCGGGATGGAATTCATGCCATGCCTGTACGGACCAGATAGGCTTGCAGGATGCTCAATTGTATGCATTGATCCCCAGGTAGACATGGCATAAAATCGCCCGAACCTGACTGAAGTTGTAAATATAAGCTTGACGGCACATCAAGAATGTCTGAGGTTGAAGTGAGAGTATCAGTCCTAAGTTCCACATATAATCCACATTGTAAATTGCTTCAGTATTATGCCGTGTGAATAGTCTATACGGGAGAACACCAAAGTTCCGAGTCTTCAGGCCAATAAACTGCACAATTCAATGGCAATTAAGCCTTTCAAACAGATGAGCGGCATCAGTTTCGTGCTTCACCGATCAATTCCCCTGCGGATCGCATGTATATCAAGGTTAAcaggggagagaagagaactaAAAGTCGTTACTGACGATCGAATTGATGGAGCATGTCTGTTTGATGTTCATGGGTCATTCGGACCCAGGTCTTTACATTTTTGTGGATTCAAACATGTCAATTATTGGCTTAAGACTTACGTCTTTGGCTGTCATGTAGTCTGTCAAAGGTTACCCAGTATGCTTGGCAATACCAGTATTTAGTCAAAATTTAAATCCTTACCCCGGGATAATACTAGTTGCTCGGTAGATATTGATAAGCTTTAATGATTAATCGTGGTTCCTGCATAAAAAATCAAGGTTCAACCACCCCTGAAGTGCCACAGAACGGATGACGAGGCTTGTAATAATGCGTTCTAAATTGAGAAAGTAGAACTTGATCCCTTTTCCGTCATGGTCTTGAGGTCGTGCGGCGTTCGCTTCGGAGCTCAGAAACCTCACTTAAGGATCTGACTATTTTCGTTTGCAAAGGCAGCCAGAATACGTGAAAGTACATCGATCCGGGAATGTATGTCGGAAATTAGTGAGAAATAAGAAACATCTTTTGAGACTATGCACCCAACTGCTCGTACCAGTAACTCTCCGAGTTAGACTAACTAGAGCTATCGAGATATACATTAATGACAATTGGTAGTTCAGTGGATTCAACCGGCAGTTTAGTGGCTGGGCCCTGCGATCCCTACCGAGTACTCTTCACCAAACAAAGTCGCGAAAATATGATAGTGAGactttgaattgaattagGATTGACATCCAATACACTAGTAATAAACCTGTCTGTAGAAATATCGGATATAGATAACCGATATCCcgaaggaaaaaaagaaatcaattttgTGAGACCGACTTCTTTCTGGAAGATGGACTTGATTTCGAATTCGGGTCACTACCGACATGAAGGAGTAGTGGCTTGCAGGAACCACAAGCGAAAATCCAAGGATGTTGAAGCGGGATCGACTCCCAGGTTGAAGCCGAAGGGAAGATCCTCGGCGTAGAGAATATTCAAGGCCGCGGTAGTGGATTCGTGATAATTTGAAGGGTACAAATCACATTCTTCATTTGACGTTCCCCGAATGGAGGTTTCTGACTCTACCGTGTTCCTCGTATCCGGGTAAGTGAAACCGCGGGTCCAGTAATTGTCATGTTTGCCGAAGACCGCTTGCTGTACTACCTGTGTGCTACTCACGCGTTTTGTGCTTCTATACCCAACTCCCCTAACTCCTGCCCAGGAAATGAATGTATCACGACTGGCTATGTCCAAACAAAATGCCTGCTTCGTGTATCTTCGCATTGCTATTTCCACAATGGATAGAATAATGAAttctagaaagaagaaaaccaGCCTTAAgttctatatataaatcagCTGAGAATATGTTTTCGGATTGGTGAAGATCCCGCATGATGAGCTTGGCCGTATTTGACATCACTAAAACCTTTTTGAATCTGATCCTTGTTAGTTTCGTGAATATTCAGGCATTATTCAGCCTCGACGTTGCCTAGACACGGAAACATCAATAATTTCTGCCAGTACTTAGGTAGGGTGTGCTAACGTCGTGTATTTTGTTTTGGCAAAGACTGAAATTTTAGGGAGCAAGATCGAATCACGTGACTGGTTGCTTGACTCAAAACCTGCCCTGAGCCTCTATGCAAATTGTGGTAATGCTTGATTCAGATCTGTAAGCTTCTTCGCCGTGTTCCTATACAGCGATTTGCCAAAAGTATTAGATGTCGCGTGTGCCCTCAGGGGAAGCCAGACTATCAGTCCAATATAGACTGATTTTCTACTCTTGGGTATGGCATCCTTGGCTGCCTAGTGCTTGCATGCGGAATTGAGTAGAGAGCTCCATGGGAGATTTTCTTCCAAACTGCTATTCAATCCCACCGGTGCAGTTGAAGCTTCGGTCCGCTGAATTTTATCAGGCTTAGCATCTCTTTGTTTTCCATTCCATAAATGCTTTGTCTGTCGTAGGacttcttctcttgatattctAAACTTGTTCTTTTGAACCGTGAGAGATACCCGCATGAACTCGATGCCAACTGCACATGAGTTCGAGAGCAATAGTTCTCAACAAGCGACACAAAACCAAAGTATCGATTGCAAAGGTCTCCGACGGACGTTCTGGTGAAGGAACTGGGTGGTCCAGAAGTAAGTACTAAGTACCAAGTAGTTATGGCCTTGTTCTCTCTTTGAAAGCAAAAAGCGATGACTTGTCTCTGAAGGTGTTATCTCCTGAAGTCTGCCAACTCGACATTCGATATATAAGCTAGGTGGTTTGTGCCATGTATTGATTTCAAGGTATCtctcaattgattgaatttcgTGACATTTGACTGTGCACTGAGTTGGATGCTGCTCAAGGTGCAGGTGCAGGTGCAGGTGCAGGATCATTTGTGGTGAGCCATCATAGCTCTTTTTAGCGCCGGGTCATGCCGAGAACTGGATTGCAGgtcaattcaatatcatcaattgaCATCCCCGAAATGTTTAACTATCATTCCAAAgttataatattctatttacCAACCACCACCTTTCATATACCTCTGCTGTACGCTATAGATATTCatattaaatcaatacaTAATACATCGTTCTTGGCTGTTACAAGGTCAAAATATCTATTGATATCCAGGTTTCCATTGTAAAATATTATCATTGCTGCTCTTTATCCTGCCGACCAACATTTAACATCTACCACAACGCTGTGTGTTTGTGACCCAACTATGGCATCCTCACCCAATGCACCCGGAAGTCATAGTCATACCTCAATATCTACTGTGAATCCTCCACCTCCAGCGCATACAAACCAGGGGCTAGAGATCCCTCTCGAAACCTTAGTATCGCATCTTCTTGCTTCCAAGCGTTCTCTATCATCTATCAGTACAGTATGGCGTGCCAACGAAATCGTCACCTCAGCGAAGAACGCATTGGAAGAGAGTGCCATATTGCAGGCTAAAACTAGGTTTTTACAAAGTGGCATCAATGAGCAGATGAAAACCTTGTTGAAGGTAAGGAAAACTGTAGAGTTTGTGTATAATGACGGCCAGGAAGATTTCAGCGTAAGTCATCGAACCAAAGCAGCGATGTGCGGCGTTGATCACAATATGCGCAGAACGTTCTACATAATCTCGATGCCGCAGATGCTCGGCTTGAATCTACGATGAATATGCTACGATCGACAATGGTGGATGCGGCTTTTCGACCGGCAGGCGAGGAACCTAGAAATTTATTGGACTTTGTTGATGAGCAAGGCGTGGAGAAAATGCGGGATGGCTTAAAGGAATTGATCGATGAGTCTAAGGTaacaaaatcttttaaaactatCCGGGCGTTTGCAATGTTGACTCTCGATTCTAGGAAGCGGAAGCAGCATTCGGTACATCCATACTTTCTTTTGACAGCGATATACGCAGTTTGAAATCGGGGTTCAAGAATAGCAAACGAAAGACTTCATCTTATTCCCCAATACCAAATCACTTGTATACACTAGAGGGGCACGCCCAAGAAATGGCTTCGTTACTCTCATCACTTTCAAGTCATTTCGACCTATGCTTGAATGCCATCAGACATACAGAGGGAGGATATGCTGCTGTTCGAAATGCAGCTTCCAACCCGCCACCGGGCGCCGAGCCGGTATCAGTCTCCGGTGTGATGAGCAACTCTCACGATGACATAAATGAAGCACCCCTCACTGAACATGAGCGGGAAGAAATGTTTTCTATCCTCGAAAAAGATGCCGCGGAAGTTGAAGATGTGGTTATGGAACTTCACGATCGTCAGAATGAAATGGAGGCCAAACATGATGCCATCCTTGACCATGTTTCACATCTCGCCGAACAATTCAGACATACTGCGAGCGTATACAAAACTCTAGAGGGTGTATATCAGCGACTTCCAAGATATATCCTCGCGGGCCATGATTTCAGAGCTAGGTGGGAGGATACCAAGGTGCATATAAATGAACAAATGAATGAACTGGAGGGAATGCGACTTTTCTATGAAAATTATCTTTCCTCTTACGACGGCCTTATACTCGAAGTTCACCGCCGTACAGTTGCCGAGGAGAAAGCGAGATCGATAGCGAAGAAGGCAATGGAGCAAATTAATAAGATATATGATATAGATGTGAAGGAGAGGaatgatttcaaatttgatgtAGGAGATTATTTACCGGTTGATTTATATCCCGGTATCAGTGAAGCGCCACCAAAATGGGATTTTAGATTGgtggaggatgaagaagggGGAAGTAGCACTCCTTTGTTGGAGAGGAGTGTGGTGAAGGAATCTTTtaagagagatagagagagacACAGGAATTCGAAGGATAATTGATCGGTATTTCGTGAACGGAAAGGGTCAAtaatttgtaattatttgatatcagtAATGGAGGCTTCATTCAAAGCTATGTCAATATTACAACCGGTTGCACTTTGTCAGAGCAAAAAGTGAAAACTGAAATCAATTGTGGAATGTCATTCTCGCATTTATACGATAAATTTCTAGAAAAATTCCACCCAAATCCCTTTTAGCAAAGCTGCTATCCACCTCGACGCGAAGTCGTGTGTCTAAGAATAGCCAATGCATTGTAAACAGCGAAGAAGATCTTTCTTTGGAATACCAAAAGAAATCGGACACCGGTTCTTTTGTATCCTATCGCTGGCTCAGAAACTTGTGTTGGTGTTTCTTCGGGGACTTGGGAGAGATGTGATGAATTGATATGGTGATGCGGTGGGCAAAGAGgggtggaagaggaggaggaggaggaggaggaggaggaggaggaggaggaggtggtggtggtagttgTAGTGGTTAAGCTATGAGTTTTGCGGTAacgagatggagatggagatggagatggtgacGGGAAGGGCTGGGGTGGGATTAGATGGATGTATTGATTCATGCATGAATGGATATTTGAAACTGGGAGTCTATTCTTTTTGTGGCAGAGGGGAAAGGATGGAGAGAATGGGGGATGGGCTCCAATTTCGTGGTTCGTGATTTGGAGCAAAGGGGGTGGGTGAGGCTTCTTGAAAATCGGGAAGGAAAGCTCAATAATTTCTTCGCCTCCATTTacttttgatgatttggcTACCTGGGACGAGAGAAAAAGGGGTAGATATTAGGTTTGATTGTGCgtttacttttattttgagatttgtcATTGTacctttttatttctttttcccgaaaaaagggaaaaaaagaaaggaaaaaaaaaaacaacgTAAATTACAAGCCCCAGAAAGGTTCCGTTCCATACACCCCTTTTATAAATGGCTTGCCCCTTTTTATCATATTATCTGATTCCCGATCCTTCATTAATTTGATAGCCGAAGACCACGTCATTACTACTGGTACCGGTGTTTTCGGGAACTATTTGTGTCGGCCACCCGGGAGATTTTTCGGACCATGAACTTGTCATTGTTGCCCATAAGTCATGGTATAGTGTGACTGCATCTCGCTGTTGTTCTGTTCCTCCATCCGATGTTGTAGTTTCAGTTCCAATTCCTATTCCCCCGGGTGTTCCAATGTGAGTACCAACAGCCTGTAAACCTGTCTCCTCGGCTCCAGGTATCTTGCCACTTGTACTGGTAGTGGTACCCATATCAATATCCTGCATACCCATATCCCATCCTGCCATCCCCTCCTCAAAACTATCATCCCAAGCCGCCATATCCccaaaatcgaaatttgCATTTGTATTCTCCAATAAAGGCGCCATCTCCGGATCAAACATGGGACATTTTCCCTTGGATATCACAGCCGCTTTTGGTACTATTGCTTCTACTCTTTTTTCCCACGTTTTCTTAAGTGTAGTTAACATACCATGCATCACGAAATATTTATCGtagtgttttttttttcctttacTACTACTCGATTCCCTCGATCCGCTTTCCCTAGATTCGATATCTGCCCTGGAAGAAACCTGCGAATTTGATGAAAGACTATTGAACCTAAAACATAATGATTCAAGATACATACTCAACCCCACTTTCTCGCGTGTCGTTTCCGCAGACCAATTTTCCACGTGTGCAATTACAAATGTAAGTCGTACGAGCGCGACGAGGGAGTGCACTAGTTGTGACCAGTGGATTAGATTGAAATGTGTGTAGTCTTTAGGAGGGAGTGAGAGGATGTGTTGAAAGTATGATGCGCCGAGACGGAGACAGGTGTCGAGATGGTCGGGGGAGGGGATGGCTTCTGTGGTGCCGGGGACGAAGGGACGGTAGGGACGACGGAGGAGTCGAAGGGAGTGAGTGTAGATTGAGAAGTGAGTGTATTTGTGATATAAAGCGAGGAGTGCTGGATTGTGTTAGTATTGCCCTTTTTATACACTCTCTGAGAAACTTGAATAGAGCTCACGTGAAGAAGTGATAGATTCTGGTACATTTCGTTTCCAGGTATCTAGCTCAGAGGTGAATAATTGAACGTATAGGTCGGTGCTAAAAACATCCATTTGCGGATAGCTCTTTGCGGTCCATGTATCATTGATACGATCAGCAACACGCTCAAGTATAACAATAGCTGTTGCCGGCGTGGTCATATGTGATGGAATGAACGTATTAGGATTGCTTGGAAGAAGATTCTCGTAGGACATGGTTTGTGGTTTATTGAATCCCTTGGAAAGACTTTTCACTGTAGATCAGTATATAAACAGAAAGTTTCATTCAAAGGAGACGGCACTGACTGAGAACCCAAAACATAACATCCCATATAAGCTGTCCTAGCCTCCATCGTCCACGCGCCATCGCTATCCACAAGTCCCTTCGAATCGAACTCTCCAAAAAGGGCATTTTGAGGCTCTGCTTTATCAAGCCCTAATTCTATAGCCAAGGAATTGGCAAGGTTCATGTAAGTAAAACATGGAATTTGTTGTGGCTTGGTATGCGCGGGGTACCAAGCTATATATACCAGAAGACCAAGAAGATAGTCGAGGGATTTTTGTGACTCGACAATTAACTTGAGACTCAACACACGACGGAACTCCTGGTCTAGTTGGTGGTGAAGGTATGGGTGTGGGATGGCAGCAGTGGTGAGAATGGccaaaagaaggaaaggagattGTTGAGACAGGGTTCGGATTGTGGGGTTTGCGGGGAGTGTGACGAAAGGGAAGAATGGAAGTTTGGGAATATAGGAATTGAGGAGGTGTGTCGCTTGGGATAATGTGAGTTTGCGAGCAGAGATGTATTTGGATGGTAAGGGTAGTGCATTCTTCACTGGGGTAGGCGATCGTGATTTATCATCTTTAAAGACTCGCTTGTGATGGCTTTGAAGAGTTTCAGTGTCTTTCGCCGAATCATGATATACTGTGGTGGGAAGATCTAGAGAAAACTCTCCATCTTTTGAGGGGTTATCGGCAGAAAGAGACGGGGCGGATGATAATGGGCTACCGGTATCATCTAATTTTGTGCTACTTTCTGGGCGTGCAGTACGTCGAGCACGTTTTGGTCTGGCTTTCTCTCGAACAACACATCGACTTTTGGCTTGGTCGCACCTGTCTATAATTAGTAATCGTGAT
Proteins encoded in this window:
- the Bclcc9 gene encoding Bclcc9 gives rise to the protein MRGLGSLATLLFGSLVSAQNNYSALPVNFLKTSNPVTPLPQGYPWGNRTANNTNPYTGAPHTGVIRKYDFTVKRGQASPDGYLRDVILVNDVFPGPLIEANWGDTIEVTVHNEIRGPEEGTALHWHGLLQKETQWFDGVPGVQQCPIVPGGTFTYSFLADLYGTSWWHSHYSAQYNAGIFGPMIIHGPPTVPYDIDMGPILLNDWYHPDYFSLVEDVMSTDLNRVLVSSDSNLIQGKGFFDCSTKAAGDNATCNDENYMPPTFKFTAGLKHRLRLINAGTEGMQKFAIDGHNMTVIANDFVPIIPYTTQVVTLGVGQRTDVIVEGLPTGTTGSFWMRSTIAGCSLAKNPEAKALVYYDLDPNVNSTTTASATFNDSVANVCANDPLNETTPWYPITPDPNPPTTEQIDVGFGQNASGNWLWTMNNSSFRANFNEPILLLSNQGNNSYPDSPQWNVYNFGDNSSIRIYITNPTAVSHPMHLHGHNMFVLNEGLGLWDGKTVVRPSNPQRRDVQTLQAGGYMVLQITADNPGVWPLHCHIAFHVSSGLYVSVLERPADIAKLNIPSIMAQTCRDWALFTNTTVVDQIDSGL